GAGTAATCTCTTCTGTCCAACGGTAAAAATCATTGCGTTCACGATCGTAATTGTTAAGGACCTGCGAAAGGATGTGCTCATCATTGTTACTGCAAAATGATGCCGGACAAGATAATATCCATTCTCTTGCCTCATTCTCTTCTGTAAGGTCGGGATATTTAACAGGGTTGACAGTGTCTCGTCCCGCTACAAGATAGGGCAGGTGTATATCCCCCCAGCAAGATTTAAATTCCTCGAACACCCCGCCGCAACATTTAGAGAATCGCGCATCGCACAACTCGCCGTTAAACATCAGGACCATTCCGCAGGTGTCATCAACAGCTTCATGGGCAGCTGAGCCTTTTACTCTGGATATACCTTGATAACGCTGGCAATGGTCGTCAGCACAGACATCAAAATCGTTATGGTCATCATGATCCCACCAACGTGTGATCTCTGTGTCACTTCGTCTAAAAGAGTCAACACGAGGAGTGCTGCGATGTCTCATCTGAGCCAACAACCATGACCGCGATATGACAGCATGAGCACGTAAAAGCGGCAGAGAGGAGGTTGAACTCATTTCGCTTGAGATTACTGAGATGAGATAATCCTCTACTTTCACTATATTTACAGCTGTGAGATTCCCATCAGAAACTATTAGACGTATAGAGCCTCTGAACTGTTGTCTCTCTTTCCTTTGCCAATGGAAATCCACACCGATTACAACATCCTCCAATTCAAAGGAGTCACCATCATATGATGTCGGGGTGAATTCTATTGAGGTGTAATTTTTCCCGTTCCATACAATGGCAATCCCGGAATCCGACAGCGTAGCTTCCTGTTCGCCAGTCACAATCGCAACATCATCGGTTGAATATATACCTTTTAATGTGAATTTAATGGATTTACCTGACAAAACCCCTACTGATACATATGGCTCATTCATGATTGCAACCGAGTTTTAAAATCCATAAATTCATCGTGAGTATAGCCGACCTCATTATAGATCATTTGTGTTAATTCATTATCCAGACGGTCGAAGTCTTCATGTCGGGATGTGATAAATGTTCCGGTCATTTCAATCGATGCCGGACTGATCAGCATCATTCCAGCTTCTGAGCCGTAGATTGACGGTCGATGCTTTTTACGAGGTATCACCACGACACGCGTCGTGTCTCCCATCCTGAATGCGATTACATTCATCATAGGTTCAGGGGAATCACCATTGACAGGTAGGCTGTCAACAACTGTTTTATATATCGGAATTATGTCCTTGTCAGAGTTGATTTCCATAAGGTAGTAGCCAAATGGCGTAGTATCCTCGTGAGGCATATATATCTTGCTGTCACCTATCGCTGGTCCCTCATCAAAACATTTCAGATCAGAAGTGAAGTTATCAGATATAGCTGTGTCAACAACCTGGAAGTGCATATGATCAGGAGCTGACGCACCACATTTTGCACCATTGTAAAACACACATCCATTTTGGAATATTCTTGTGAGCTTTACCATATCCACAATTCTGTCATCAAGAATTTGTGGTGCATGCTTCTTGGATGCAATTGTAAAATGAATAGATGAAACAGGGTAGGGGTTCACAAGTATTTCGTAATCTTCCCAGTCAATCCAGCGTTGCTGCTCAGGACGTGCCGACTTGCATAGGAAACATGGTCTTTCGCCGTTACCTATTGCCTTTAGATCAGCAGTTATGGATCCTTTCCTGTAATTCAATAAAATCTTTCCTGCTTTCCATGGCACATTATCGAAGATGATTTTACCAAAACAGGCTTCACGGTATTTATTATAATTGGCGATAAACAGCTGCCATTCGTCAAGCTGTTTATTGAACAGATCGCATGGTGATTCCTCCAATCTGTTTTCCGCTATTATCTCTGGCATGACTGTCGTGCTTTAAGTTCAAGTGTACGGATGTGATCCTTATAATAATTGTTGTTATTGATCCTGTCACGGCTTAATGCATGGTCGGTATTGTCCTCCCATCTTCTGCATAAATAAAGGGATTCATATATTCTTCCTATAAGATATTTGCGACTTATAGCCAATCCCATGGCATAGTCTTCGCCATAACAAACGTCTGGAAAACCTATTTCACGTGCTATTGGCGTGAAGAATGCACGAGGAGCTCCGAGCCCATTGATACGAAGTGCATTGTTGGTTCCGTTTTCATCTGTCCACTCGGAGTGATCGATAAGTCCGGGAGACAGAATATTGCGATTGAAATCAGTGAGCGTGTACGACCCGATAACCATTGCGCATCCTTGCGAACGGAACGTA
The nucleotide sequence above comes from Duncaniella freteri. Encoded proteins:
- a CDS encoding SpoIID/LytB domain-containing protein, with protein sequence MNEPYVSVGVLSGKSIKFTLKGIYSTDDVAIVTGEQEATLSDSGIAIVWNGKNYTSIEFTPTSYDGDSFELEDVVIGVDFHWQRKERQQFRGSIRLIVSDGNLTAVNIVKVEDYLISVISSEMSSTSSLPLLRAHAVISRSWLLAQMRHRSTPRVDSFRRSDTEITRWWDHDDHNDFDVCADDHCQRYQGISRVKGSAAHEAVDDTCGMVLMFNGELCDARFSKCCGGVFEEFKSCWGDIHLPYLVAGRDTVNPVKYPDLTEENEAREWILSCPASFCSNNDEHILSQVLNNYDRERNDFYRWTEEITQEKIIRLLNERSGINVGEVIDLIPLQRGTSGRIIRLRIIGTEGEIVIGKELMIRRTLSESHLLSSAFVVDRHFKDGGNVPDSFILHGAGWGHGVGLCQIGAAVMGEKGYTFDEILRHYYPVASIVKLY
- a CDS encoding DUF4922 domain-containing protein, whose protein sequence is MPEIIAENRLEESPCDLFNKQLDEWQLFIANYNKYREACFGKIIFDNVPWKAGKILLNYRKGSITADLKAIGNGERPCFLCKSARPEQQRWIDWEDYEILVNPYPVSSIHFTIASKKHAPQILDDRIVDMVKLTRIFQNGCVFYNGAKCGASAPDHMHFQVVDTAISDNFTSDLKCFDEGPAIGDSKIYMPHEDTTPFGYYLMEINSDKDIIPIYKTVVDSLPVNGDSPEPMMNVIAFRMGDTTRVVVIPRKKHRPSIYGSEAGMMLISPASIEMTGTFITSRHEDFDRLDNELTQMIYNEVGYTHDEFMDFKTRLQS